The following are encoded together in the Pseudodesulfovibrio indicus genome:
- a CDS encoding SPOR domain-containing protein, which translates to MRDNAERVHRRLVGAGYPGASIAMVSRDGQVLHIVVAGSFADRDQAERVLEALKREFPTSYIIS; encoded by the coding sequence GTGCGCGACAACGCCGAGCGCGTACACCGGCGGCTGGTGGGCGCAGGCTACCCCGGCGCGAGCATCGCCATGGTCTCCCGCGACGGCCAGGTACTGCACATCGTGGTGGCCGGCAGCTTCGCCGACAGGGATCAGGCGGAGCGGGTCCTGGAGGCCCTGAAACGCGAATTTCCGACCAGCTACATTATCAGTTGA
- a CDS encoding HU family DNA-binding protein, which translates to MTKAELVAKIAEKNGTSKAQAEAAMNAILDTIQEELAAGNKLTLTGFGTFSVSERKARTGRNPRTGTALNIPACKVAQFKPGKVLKEAVR; encoded by the coding sequence ATGACCAAAGCTGAACTCGTAGCGAAGATCGCTGAAAAGAACGGCACTTCCAAAGCTCAGGCCGAAGCCGCCATGAACGCCATCCTGGACACCATTCAGGAAGAGCTGGCCGCCGGCAACAAACTGACCCTGACCGGCTTCGGCACCTTCAGCGTCAGCGAGCGCAAGGCCCGCACTGGCCGCAATCCTCGCACCGGCACCGCCCTGAACATCCCGGCCTGCAAGGTTGCCCAGTTCAAGCCCGGCAAGGTCCTGAAGGAAGCGGTACGATAA
- a CDS encoding tyrosine-type recombinase/integrase codes for MPVLVAPDGSVPALPAFYVTSICRPKDSSSTMKIKLTSIKHFYQWADLCGIDLDERFSRREVLTPIEIDSLIYACSLQFKCMLSNFNIASGASTRRGVVSLNPQQEMKSVNAATHYSRLRQIHAYTDWFFLESIKNMDPRSSAYKEALSNKHNMLSWLKERTPKATVVGGNSLVPPKGFDLSVQQRIMEVIESDHPENPWKNDFVKIRNQLYITICLALGIRLGETLKIKTEDVVLSGKTPHIAIRRRVDDPKDKRKRAPKVKTKERPLAIGRDWYPLLRLYIDKYWRRMRNARKHGYLFVSRYGNEFSYEAAMKIFYQLRQKVPGMPDNLTQHLIRHAWNERFSEAGEAKGTPHDVMMESRRFLMGWSVNSRMPDLYDRRFTIRKADEISLEMQDNFFKKDSKE; via the coding sequence ATGCCTGTGTTGGTCGCTCCAGATGGAAGTGTGCCAGCATTACCTGCTTTTTATGTGACAAGCATCTGCCGTCCTAAAGACTCATCTTCTACAATGAAGATAAAATTGACCTCTATAAAACACTTTTATCAATGGGCGGATTTGTGTGGAATTGATCTTGATGAGCGTTTTAGTCGTCGAGAAGTCTTAACTCCAATTGAAATTGATAGCTTGATTTACGCTTGCAGTCTTCAATTCAAATGTATGCTTTCCAATTTCAATATTGCATCTGGGGCAAGCACTCGTCGCGGTGTTGTTAGCCTTAATCCTCAACAGGAAATGAAGAGTGTTAATGCCGCAACGCATTATTCAAGATTAAGGCAAATTCATGCCTACACAGATTGGTTCTTTTTAGAGAGCATAAAAAATATGGACCCTCGCAGCTCTGCATACAAAGAGGCATTGAGTAACAAACATAATATGCTCTCTTGGTTAAAAGAAAGAACTCCTAAAGCAACCGTAGTCGGTGGGAACAGTCTTGTTCCACCAAAGGGATTTGACTTGAGTGTTCAGCAACGGATTATGGAAGTTATAGAGTCTGATCACCCTGAGAATCCTTGGAAAAATGACTTCGTTAAAATTAGGAACCAACTATATATAACCATCTGTCTGGCCCTTGGAATAAGACTAGGTGAAACGTTAAAAATTAAAACAGAAGATGTTGTCCTGTCTGGAAAAACTCCTCATATCGCAATTCGTAGGCGTGTGGATGATCCCAAAGACAAGAGAAAGCGCGCCCCAAAAGTAAAAACTAAAGAACGCCCTTTAGCTATTGGTAGAGATTGGTATCCCTTGCTCCGTTTATACATAGATAAATACTGGCGCAGGATGAGAAACGCCAGAAAACATGGATATTTGTTTGTTTCTCGATATGGGAATGAATTTTCCTATGAAGCAGCAATGAAAATCTTCTATCAGTTAAGGCAAAAAGTTCCGGGAATGCCTGACAACCTAACCCAACATTTGATTCGACATGCCTGGAATGAGCGTTTTTCGGAAGCAGGAGAGGCTAAAGGAACTCCACATGATGTTATGATGGAATCTCGCCGCTTTCTCATGGGGTGGTCTGTAAATTCCCGAATGCCAGACCTTTATGATCGCAGATTTACTATACGAAAGGCTGATGAGATTTCATTAGAGATGCAGGATAATTTCTTTAAGAAGGATTCTAAGGAATGA
- a CDS encoding AAA family ATPase, whose protein sequence is MQIHVQRIVSQKAYGTIFAGEVLDGEQTGCSIQVKAYAARLVGIPSLGETWEVSGPIKSTKWGDQVEAEYAYRQRPTGKLIVSFLSSNCPGIGLTRAKRLWDKWGNDLADVLSNGNIAEISEVLAPSRPLLSVRLASLVCREWNKQEAESDLAAWFQKHGIDSPKLLRMCANTFGKQAVDRLRSNPWCLASMMNWEQCDAIGLKVLAEIGSAAPERSNKRLLGAVDSATRDILASGSTSVGLFDLESFLEDKLDDSKSILDAVQLGLHYGAIISQDGKWMPPGSAYMERAVVGALRQLDDDGQINVEERNVRDILTTLSAGHVKPDQEQFQAMIHILRSPLSCLIGGAGTGKTTILRYVVRLWRRLGGNVLMATLSGKAALKLSQSTGLLAKTLTRTLVELQEDHDEEGHDLAEINERTLVVIDEASMVDLATFHALMKHMKKGSRLLLAGDPAQLPPIGFGLVFHELVKDDSLTVRLNKIYRQTADSGIPKVAKALRERCMPTFSQYQGRREGVSLIPASLDSIPAIVEQVAEDLGGFDGELMIVTATNRGPAGVGRLNRLFHDKYKQQARLPELKGSLGQYFCPGEPVIHLKNDYQRTVFNGSLGKVLDVDRDEYNLTANLDGKVVSFDASQLIDLSLAYSITCHKCQGSQVKRVIIPVYQTRLLDPSWVYTAITRAEIQVVLIGDKKEIERALERKFAADCRSVGFRW, encoded by the coding sequence ATGCAGATCCATGTGCAGCGCATAGTCAGTCAAAAGGCTTACGGGACCATCTTCGCGGGTGAAGTTCTCGATGGCGAGCAGACAGGTTGTTCCATCCAGGTAAAAGCATATGCTGCGCGTCTGGTTGGCATACCCTCTTTGGGTGAAACATGGGAAGTCTCAGGACCAATCAAGAGCACTAAATGGGGTGATCAGGTAGAGGCTGAATATGCCTATCGTCAAAGGCCTACAGGTAAACTCATAGTCTCTTTTTTGTCGAGTAACTGCCCCGGCATCGGCCTGACTCGCGCAAAGCGTTTATGGGACAAATGGGGCAACGATCTGGCTGATGTTCTCTCTAATGGCAACATCGCTGAGATCTCAGAGGTTCTCGCTCCAAGTCGCCCCCTGCTTTCTGTTCGGCTGGCCTCTCTTGTCTGCCGTGAGTGGAATAAGCAAGAAGCCGAATCTGACCTAGCTGCTTGGTTTCAAAAACATGGCATTGACTCTCCAAAGCTCTTGAGAATGTGCGCCAACACCTTCGGTAAACAAGCTGTGGATCGACTCCGCAGCAACCCGTGGTGTCTGGCCTCAATGATGAATTGGGAACAATGCGATGCCATTGGCCTCAAAGTGCTGGCTGAGATTGGATCGGCTGCACCGGAGCGGTCAAACAAACGACTCCTTGGGGCCGTTGATTCTGCTACCAGAGATATTCTGGCGTCCGGCTCAACCTCTGTTGGCCTCTTTGATCTTGAATCGTTTCTAGAAGACAAATTGGACGATTCCAAATCTATTCTCGATGCGGTGCAGCTCGGTCTTCATTACGGCGCTATCATTTCTCAAGATGGCAAGTGGATGCCGCCCGGATCAGCCTACATGGAAAGGGCTGTCGTTGGTGCTTTGCGACAACTTGATGACGATGGCCAGATCAACGTCGAAGAACGGAACGTCAGAGATATTTTAACAACGCTCAGTGCTGGCCATGTGAAACCCGACCAAGAACAGTTTCAGGCCATGATCCACATTCTCCGGTCTCCTTTATCCTGCCTCATTGGCGGGGCCGGAACAGGCAAAACTACGATCCTGCGCTACGTCGTGCGGCTCTGGCGCAGACTTGGCGGCAATGTCTTGATGGCAACTCTTTCCGGTAAGGCAGCTTTGAAACTGTCTCAATCAACTGGCCTGCTGGCAAAAACGTTGACTCGCACCTTGGTCGAACTCCAAGAGGATCACGACGAAGAAGGACACGACCTGGCTGAAATCAACGAAAGGACTCTGGTGGTCATAGATGAAGCCAGTATGGTTGATCTTGCTACATTCCACGCGCTGATGAAGCACATGAAGAAAGGTTCCCGGCTGCTTCTGGCCGGTGATCCGGCGCAGTTGCCCCCAATTGGCTTCGGCCTCGTCTTCCATGAGCTTGTGAAGGACGACTCTCTCACGGTTCGGCTCAACAAAATTTATCGTCAGACCGCAGACAGCGGTATTCCAAAGGTTGCAAAGGCTTTGCGCGAAAGGTGCATGCCAACCTTTTCTCAGTATCAAGGCCGAAGGGAAGGCGTGTCCTTAATCCCGGCCTCATTGGACTCTATTCCGGCAATTGTCGAACAGGTAGCAGAAGACCTTGGCGGTTTCGACGGGGAGCTGATGATTGTAACGGCAACCAACCGTGGTCCGGCTGGTGTAGGTCGTCTCAATCGTCTCTTTCACGACAAGTACAAGCAGCAGGCAAGGTTACCCGAACTCAAGGGCAGCTTGGGCCAATACTTCTGCCCAGGAGAGCCGGTGATCCATTTGAAGAACGACTACCAACGAACAGTCTTCAACGGCAGCTTGGGCAAGGTGCTGGACGTGGATCGTGACGAATACAACCTCACGGCAAACCTTGATGGTAAAGTTGTCAGCTTCGATGCGAGCCAGCTCATCGACCTTTCATTGGCCTATTCGATCACCTGTCACAAGTGCCAGGGCAGCCAAGTGAAGCGAGTCATTATCCCTGTCTACCAGACGAGAT